One Littorina saxatilis isolate snail1 linkage group LG12, US_GU_Lsax_2.0, whole genome shotgun sequence genomic region harbors:
- the LOC138982408 gene encoding uncharacterized protein, protein MGPSYACLVMGHLEHLILQSYSGPVPELYKRFIDDGLGATSLSEPLLLDFIPFIQAFHPSIKFIFNISSSSVVFLDISISILHGRFTTSVFYKETDAHSYLDFNSSHHPANKSSIPFSQFLRLRRLCSEDDDFHQQSVLMTSFFLARNYPDALVRDALLRVTQVCRESALSPTPSRDSDNRPVVSLLFHSHNMPVSRILKSNWHILQGSDSVGSIFAQKPLCAFRKDRSVRDLLVRSRLRSPTNPTAPGTFPCSKRNCKSCPFLHSDTCLQGPRGSFTVKRTFDCQSHNVVYAIVCLSCRQIYIGETARTLEVRFSEHLADIRHSRNRPVSLHFTAVNHSLDHVRVMALWQVRGDSFERKLRESHIISSLGTTCPDGINIRR, encoded by the coding sequence ATGGGACCCAGTTATGCATGTCTTGTCATGGGTCATCTTGAGCACCTCATTCTACAGTCTTATTCTGGCCCAGTTCCAGAACTGTACAAGAGGTTCATCGACGATGGTTTGGGTGCCACTTCTCTGTCTGAACCCCTCCTTCTCGATTTCATTCCCTTCATCCAAGCATTCCATCCCAGCATCAAGTTCATATTCAACATCTCTTCCTCATCTGTGGTCTTTCTTGACATCTCCATCTCCATCTTGCATGGTCGCTTCACCACCTCTGTCTTCTACAAAGAAACTGACGCTCATTCATACCTTGATTTCAACTCTTCTCATCATCCTGCCAACAAAAGCAGCATTCCTTTCTCTCAATTCCTTCGTCTTCGGAGGCTCTGCTCTGAAGACGATGACTTCCACCAACAGTCCGTCTTGATGACGTCTTTCTTTTTGGCCCGCAACTACCCTGATGCACTCGTCCGTGACGCCCTTCTGCGTGTTACCCAGGTCTGTCGAGAGTCCGCCCTCAGTCCTACACCATCTAGGGACAGTGACAACAGACCCGTCGTTTCCCTACTGTTTCATTCCCACAACATGCCAGTAAGCAGAATCCTGAAATCAAACTGGCACATCCTTCAAGGAAGTGACTCTGTTGGTTCGATCTTTGCTCAAAAACCACTCTGTGCTTTCAGAAAAGACCGCAGCGTTCGCGACCTCTTGGTGAGATCCCGTCTTCGCAGTCCCACCAACCCCACAGCCCCTGGGACATTTCCTTGTTCTAAACGAAATTGCAAATCTTGTCCCTTCCTCCACTCTGACACCTGCCTCCAAGGCCCTCGTGGCTCCTTCACGGTCAAGAGAACGTTTGACTGTCAAAGTCACAACGTTGTCTATGCGATCGTCTGCCTCTCTTGTCGCCAGATTTATATCGGAGAAACCGCGCGCACCCTCGAGGTGCGTTTCTCCGAGCATCTGGCCGACATCCGTCATTCCCGCAATAGGCCAGTATCCCTTCATTTCACCGCCGTTAATCACTCACTTGATCATGTCAGAGTCATGGCTCTGTGGCAAGTACGTGGCGACTCCTTCGAGCGCAAACTCAGGGAGTCCCACATCATATCATCCCTCGGCACTACCTGCCCCGATGGAATTAACATCCGCCGTTAA